Proteins encoded together in one Thermococcus barophilus MP window:
- a CDS encoding glycerophosphodiester phosphodiesterase family protein, which yields MPSWEENRVLILGHRGFMSKYPENSILAFVEAISAGADGIELDVWLTKDGKAIIMHDETLERTAKIKKKTKDVTLEEIKSADLGMGQRVPTLEEVFQVIPEDSLINIEIKDVDAAEESIKIVKKFDACDRVMISSFNIDALRKVREYSKDVRLGLLIDNEQIVPQIPKLKEELNLWSINAPMEGIPIIGFEKFKQALAWAKSLGLKVVLWTENDELFYVNDNLKRLVGFFDVVIVNDVVRMIDYLRSLGLR from the coding sequence ATGCCAAGCTGGGAAGAAAACAGAGTTTTAATCCTTGGGCATAGAGGTTTCATGTCGAAATACCCCGAAAACAGCATTTTGGCATTTGTTGAGGCAATTAGTGCAGGTGCAGATGGTATTGAGCTTGATGTCTGGCTGACCAAAGATGGAAAAGCGATAATAATGCACGATGAAACCTTAGAGAGAACTGCAAAGATAAAGAAAAAGACCAAAGACGTTACCCTTGAAGAAATAAAATCAGCTGATTTGGGAATGGGGCAGAGGGTTCCAACCCTTGAGGAAGTTTTTCAGGTCATTCCAGAGGACTCTCTCATTAACATTGAAATAAAGGATGTAGATGCTGCAGAAGAGAGCATTAAAATTGTCAAAAAATTTGATGCCTGCGATAGAGTTATGATTTCTTCATTCAACATCGATGCCCTCAGGAAAGTTAGAGAATACAGTAAAGATGTTAGGCTTGGTCTTTTAATTGATAATGAGCAGATAGTCCCACAGATTCCCAAGCTGAAGGAAGAGCTTAATTTATGGTCGATAAATGCACCTATGGAAGGAATCCCAATCATTGGATTCGAGAAGTTCAAGCAAGCCTTGGCGTGGGCTAAGAGCCTGGGATTAAAAGTTGTTCTCTGGACTGAAAATGATGAGCTGTTCTACGTAAATGACAACTTAAAGCGCTTAGTAGGTTTTTTTGATGTCGTCATTGTCAACGATGTTGTGAGAATGATTGACTATTTAAGGAGTTTGGGTTTGAGGTGA
- a CDS encoding UPF0175 family protein encodes MYCRPDDVLISLKLPRKELERELKLELAVIFYQRGALSLGKAAKLADITKREFLKELAKRGIPRHYTEKELKEDLEFACG; translated from the coding sequence ATATATTGCCGTCCTGACGATGTTCTTATATCGCTCAAGCTTCCCAGAAAGGAGCTTGAAAGGGAGCTTAAGCTTGAGTTAGCGGTTATTTTTTATCAGCGGGGAGCATTGTCACTTGGGAAAGCCGCTAAACTTGCGGACATTACAAAAAGGGAGTTTTTAAAGGAGCTTGCAAAAAGAGGGATTCCAAGACACTACACAGAAAAAGAGCTGAAGGAGGATTTGGAGTTTGCCTGTGGTTAA